From the Clostridiales bacterium FE2011 genome, one window contains:
- a CDS encoding CMP-binding protein has translation MDNYSVCQLQRDMRYEGFLLIRSAEKRKDSKGNDYVDMNLTDRTGEINCKIWNWDPEAETPEAGQPIKVRGTIQEYNGRLQLRVEKWRLCTDDDPVDMNALVPCAPRKPEDMLTDIEEAIESFSNEDLKKLTRGMLKLAGDRLRWFPAAQRMHHAERSGLLHHTTDMLRLADAMLKIYPWLNRDLLMAGVIIHDLGKIEEMKSDQTGNVTDYTRDGQLLGHLVRGITNLNKVAEEAGVSGESLILLEHMLLSHHGESEFGSPKPPMFPEAEALHWIDIMDARMNTMKSVTDKTPPGAFSEKIFSLDRRVYHPLYGEEDE, from the coding sequence ATGGATAATTATTCGGTTTGCCAGCTGCAGCGGGACATGCGGTATGAAGGATTCCTGCTCATCCGTTCCGCGGAGAAGCGGAAGGACAGCAAAGGCAACGATTATGTGGATATGAATCTGACAGACCGGACCGGCGAGATTAACTGCAAGATCTGGAACTGGGATCCGGAAGCCGAAACTCCGGAAGCCGGACAGCCGATCAAGGTTCGCGGAACGATCCAGGAGTATAACGGACGGCTGCAGCTGCGGGTTGAAAAATGGCGGCTGTGCACGGACGACGACCCGGTGGATATGAATGCGCTGGTTCCCTGCGCACCGCGGAAACCGGAAGATATGCTGACAGATATCGAGGAAGCAATTGAGAGCTTCTCGAATGAAGACCTGAAGAAGCTGACCCGGGGAATGCTGAAACTGGCCGGAGACCGGCTGAGATGGTTTCCTGCCGCACAGCGGATGCACCACGCGGAACGCAGCGGCCTGCTGCATCACACCACGGATATGCTCCGGCTGGCGGACGCGATGCTGAAGATTTACCCCTGGCTGAACAGGGATCTGCTGATGGCCGGCGTGATCATTCACGATCTGGGCAAGATTGAGGAAATGAAGAGCGACCAGACCGGCAACGTCACGGACTATACCCGGGACGGACAGCTGCTGGGTCACCTGGTCCGCGGCATCACCAACCTGAACAAGGTGGCGGAAGAAGCCGGAGTGAGCGGGGAAAGCCTGATCCTGCTGGAGCATATGCTGCTGAGCCACCACGGTGAGAGTGAATTCGGCAGTCCCAAGCCGCCGATGTTCCCGGAAGCGGAAGCGCTACACTGGATCGATATCATGGACGCCCGCATGAATACCATGAAGAGCGTTACAGATAAAACGCCTCCCGGCGCCTTCAGCGAAAAGATCTTCAGCCTTGACAGGAGAGTTTATCATCCGCTGTACGGTGAGGAAGACGAGTAA
- the dnaB gene encoding replicative DNA helicase: MDIREETGSMVPPNSVEAEISVLGAMLQDSSAVLRAAEQLVPEDFYHPEHAEIFRVMAEMNRQQMPIDLVTLQAELSRKGSLEGVGGIRYLMKINADVPTAANVRSYIDIVREKSTLRKLIAACKNITRECYTQDKELQDVLTGAEKAIFDIVMNRQEGEELKPLSEVLVNTYEIIEELARQKGQIAGVPTGFTDLDNMLTGLHGGELIIIGARPAMGKTSFAMNIAEYAAVNKGKVTAVFTLEMPREQIAMRMLCSDARVDMQRVRKGTLHDDDWVKLAKSLGPLSAAPMYIDDTAALSPTQLRSRCRRLMMDKGLDLIVVDYLGLMKSDGKSESRQLEVSEISRRLKAIALEMKIPIIACAQLSRANKDRIDKRPLLSDLRDSGSIEQDADVVMFLHREEYYNKETEDKNIGEVIVSKQRSGPLGTVKLAWLSEFTTFANLAREQMNGGEAPF, translated from the coding sequence ATGGACATCAGGGAAGAAACGGGGAGCATGGTGCCGCCCAACAGCGTTGAGGCGGAGATCAGTGTCCTGGGCGCAATGCTGCAGGACAGCTCTGCTGTGCTCCGCGCGGCTGAACAGCTGGTGCCCGAAGACTTCTATCATCCGGAACATGCGGAAATCTTCCGTGTGATGGCGGAAATGAACCGCCAGCAGATGCCTATTGACCTGGTGACATTGCAGGCTGAACTGTCCCGCAAGGGTTCACTGGAAGGCGTCGGCGGAATCCGGTACCTGATGAAGATCAACGCGGACGTTCCCACCGCGGCCAACGTCCGGTCCTATATTGATATTGTCCGGGAAAAGAGCACCCTGCGGAAGCTGATTGCCGCGTGCAAAAACATTACCCGGGAATGCTACACCCAGGACAAGGAATTACAGGACGTACTGACCGGCGCGGAAAAGGCGATCTTTGATATCGTCATGAACCGCCAGGAAGGGGAAGAACTGAAACCCCTGAGCGAAGTGCTGGTCAACACCTATGAGATCATTGAGGAACTGGCCAGGCAGAAGGGCCAGATCGCCGGTGTCCCCACGGGATTCACGGACCTGGACAACATGCTGACCGGCCTGCACGGGGGCGAACTGATTATCATCGGCGCGCGCCCGGCCATGGGTAAAACATCCTTTGCCATGAATATCGCGGAATATGCCGCGGTGAACAAGGGCAAGGTGACGGCGGTATTCACGCTGGAAATGCCCCGGGAACAGATTGCCATGCGTATGCTGTGCTCTGACGCCCGGGTGGACATGCAGCGGGTCCGTAAAGGAACGCTGCATGACGACGACTGGGTCAAGCTGGCCAAGTCCCTGGGACCGCTTTCCGCGGCACCTATGTATATTGACGACACGGCGGCCCTGTCGCCCACGCAGCTGCGGTCCAGATGCCGCCGGCTGATGATGGACAAGGGCCTGGACCTGATCGTGGTGGACTACCTGGGACTGATGAAGTCAGACGGCAAGTCCGAAAGCCGCCAGCTGGAAGTCAGTGAAATCAGCCGCCGGCTGAAGGCCATTGCCCTGGAAATGAAGATCCCGATCATCGCCTGTGCCCAGCTGAGCCGTGCCAACAAGGACCGTATCGATAAGCGGCCGCTGCTGAGCGACCTGCGCGATTCCGGTTCTATTGAACAGGACGCAGACGTGGTTATGTTCCTCCACCGGGAGGAATACTACAATAAAGAGACCGAGGACAAGAACATCGGCGAGGTGATCGTGTCCAAACAGAGAAGCGGTCCCCTGGGAACGGTCAAGCTTGCCTGGCTGAGCGAGTTCACTACCTTCGCGAACCTGGCGAGGGAACAGATGAACGGCGGGGAAGCACCCTTTTAA
- a CDS encoding 50S ribosomal protein L9, which translates to MKVVLLKDVKNIGKRDDIVTVSDGYARNFLFPQKLAVEATPGAMKEIQRKRAAQDAREAEMLAEAKNKAASLKDKVIALEVKCGDKGRLYGSVTSAEVADALEKQHGVKVDKRKIDIGDPIRETGIREISVWLYSGVTTSMKLDVQPMKK; encoded by the coding sequence ATGAAGGTTGTATTGTTGAAGGATGTCAAGAATATTGGTAAAAGGGACGATATCGTTACGGTGAGTGACGGTTACGCCCGGAATTTCCTGTTTCCCCAGAAGCTGGCGGTGGAAGCCACTCCCGGAGCAATGAAGGAAATCCAGCGCAAGCGTGCGGCGCAGGACGCCCGTGAGGCGGAAATGCTGGCTGAAGCGAAAAACAAGGCCGCGTCCCTGAAGGATAAGGTGATTGCGCTTGAAGTCAAGTGCGGCGACAAGGGCCGTCTGTACGGCTCCGTGACCAGCGCCGAAGTGGCCGACGCACTGGAGAAGCAGCACGGCGTCAAGGTTGACAAGCGGAAGATCGATATCGGCGATCCCATCCGGGAAACCGGTATCCGGGAAATCTCCGTGTGGCTCTATTCCGGCGTGACCACATCCATGAAGCTGGACGTCCAGCCCATGAAAAAGTAA
- the whiA gene encoding DNA-binding protein WhiA — translation MRTSDTRSFSAGVKEELIRLPLGKSCCMLSEISALTQTSGHLSFRGGGWISVSYRLDNAGTARRLFQLLKMRLGAAPKLHFVQTSQLGGRRSCVLTLGTDDTRALLNALHMAEEDENGQLHLKHTVPRHPMTRQCCRRAFLRGAYLGAGTMTNPEKGYHFEWKADDRLADTLEKLLEKCELPYHSYLRKGQRIIYLKDAQQISDMLAVMGAGSSVLEMENIRINKQLRAAATRAANCDEHNSEKMLDAGQKQAEAIRRISLARGLFTLPPALREVARLRVENPDMSLQELGEMMDPPVGKSGVNHRLRRLMEIAQQVEKEYGKGGEEA, via the coding sequence ATGCGCACTTCGGACACGCGGAGCTTTTCCGCCGGGGTAAAGGAGGAGCTGATCCGGCTCCCCCTGGGGAAGTCCTGCTGCATGCTCAGCGAGATTTCCGCCCTGACCCAGACCTCCGGCCACCTGTCCTTCCGGGGCGGCGGCTGGATCTCCGTCAGTTACCGGCTGGATAACGCAGGTACGGCACGACGGCTTTTTCAGCTTCTGAAAATGCGCCTGGGGGCCGCACCCAAGCTTCATTTTGTCCAGACGAGCCAGCTGGGCGGCCGCCGGAGCTGTGTGCTGACCCTGGGAACGGATGATACGCGGGCCTTGTTGAACGCCCTGCATATGGCAGAGGAAGACGAGAACGGCCAGCTCCACCTGAAACATACCGTTCCGCGCCATCCCATGACGCGCCAGTGCTGCCGCCGGGCTTTCCTGCGCGGAGCATATCTCGGCGCCGGAACGATGACCAATCCGGAAAAAGGGTATCATTTTGAGTGGAAGGCGGATGACCGGCTGGCGGATACGCTGGAGAAGCTGCTGGAGAAATGCGAGCTGCCTTATCACAGCTACCTGCGGAAAGGCCAGCGGATCATTTACCTGAAGGACGCCCAGCAGATCTCCGATATGCTGGCTGTCATGGGCGCCGGCAGCAGCGTGCTGGAAATGGAAAATATCCGGATCAACAAGCAGCTGCGGGCCGCAGCGACGCGGGCTGCCAACTGCGATGAACATAACAGTGAAAAAATGCTGGACGCGGGCCAGAAACAGGCGGAAGCCATCCGCCGGATCTCACTTGCCCGCGGCCTGTTTACCCTGCCTCCGGCCCTGCGGGAAGTGGCGAGACTCCGGGTGGAAAACCCGGATATGAGCCTGCAGGAACTGGGAGAAATGATGGATCCGCCGGTGGGCAAGAGCGGCGTGAACCATCGGCTGCGCCGCCTGATGGAGATTGCACAGCAGGTGGAAAAAGAATACGGGAAAGGGGGAGAAGAAGCATGA
- the rapZ gene encoding RNase adapter RapZ, protein MRYIIVTGQSGAGKTACVRYLEDKGSFCMDNMPPMMLPKLIEAFDTTPVKHQTVTIAVDVRSGEFFDANAVAKMIRELRQMGHQIELIFMEASDETLLDRYKETRREHPLCQEGLTLIEAIVEERTRLQPLRETAGYVIDTTNMTSLAMKKALDKALGDLSDTEPPIRAEILSFGFKRGLPRQADLVADVRFLPNPFYIENLCRHCGLDEDVRSFVMDHPTTQEFMRRYTELLDFLIPHYREEGKRRLVIAIGCTGGAHRSVAIAEALGQYLREQGLPTEINHRDLLLEQARWTTPVEEE, encoded by the coding sequence ATGAGATATATCATCGTCACAGGCCAGAGCGGAGCGGGCAAGACGGCCTGCGTCCGCTATCTGGAGGATAAGGGAAGCTTCTGCATGGACAACATGCCGCCGATGATGCTTCCGAAACTGATCGAAGCCTTTGACACAACCCCGGTGAAGCACCAGACGGTGACGATCGCTGTGGACGTGCGCAGCGGTGAGTTTTTTGACGCCAACGCCGTGGCGAAAATGATCCGGGAACTGCGCCAGATGGGTCATCAGATTGAGCTGATCTTTATGGAGGCCAGCGACGAGACGCTGCTGGACCGCTACAAGGAGACGAGACGGGAACACCCCCTGTGCCAGGAAGGCCTGACCCTGATCGAGGCCATCGTGGAGGAACGCACCCGCCTGCAGCCGCTGCGGGAAACCGCCGGCTACGTGATTGATACCACGAATATGACTTCCCTGGCCATGAAGAAGGCGCTGGACAAGGCCCTGGGCGATCTGTCCGATACGGAACCGCCGATCCGGGCGGAAATCCTCAGCTTCGGTTTCAAAAGAGGCCTGCCGCGGCAGGCTGACCTGGTGGCGGACGTCCGCTTCCTGCCGAATCCTTTCTATATTGAAAACCTGTGCAGGCATTGCGGCCTGGATGAAGATGTGCGCAGCTTCGTGATGGATCATCCCACCACGCAGGAGTTTATGCGCCGGTATACGGAACTGCTGGATTTCCTGATTCCCCATTACCGGGAAGAAGGTAAGCGCCGGCTGGTGATCGCCATCGGCTGCACCGGCGGAGCCCACCGCTCTGTCGCCATAGCCGAAGCCCTGGGACAGTATCTGCGGGAGCAGGGACTGCCGACGGAAATCAACCACAGGGACCTGTTGCTGGAGCAGGCACGCTGGACAACGCCGGTTGAGGAGGAATAA
- the murB gene encoding UDP-N-acetylmuramate dehydrogenase, translating into MFEKFNALVNEPMSAHTTLKLGGPADYMVFPHDEEEIAALFAEACANNVPVTVIGHGSNLLVRDGGIRGLVICIGKNMRQITREGNIIRAQAGAMLGTVAMEAAEAGLRGLEFASGIPGTVGGGVTMNAGAYCGEIVQVVKEVHGIYPDGRKICLSREEMDFGYRHSVVMEKGFIVTEAVFELEPGDPAVIRARMSELNAKRAEKQPLDLPSAGSTFKRPEGYYASALIDQCGLKGYSIGGARVSEKHAGFLVNTGKSSKDFLNLMQKVQDIVEERAGVRLEPEIRIIGTDL; encoded by the coding sequence ATGTTCGAGAAGTTCAACGCACTGGTGAATGAGCCGATGAGTGCGCACACGACGCTGAAGCTCGGCGGGCCGGCAGATTATATGGTTTTCCCCCATGACGAGGAAGAGATTGCCGCTTTGTTTGCCGAGGCCTGCGCAAACAACGTCCCGGTGACAGTGATCGGACACGGGAGCAATCTGCTGGTGCGGGACGGCGGTATCCGCGGCCTGGTGATCTGTATTGGAAAGAACATGCGCCAGATTACCCGGGAGGGCAACATCATCCGCGCACAGGCCGGTGCAATGCTGGGCACTGTGGCGATGGAAGCAGCGGAAGCCGGACTGCGGGGACTGGAATTTGCTTCCGGGATTCCCGGTACCGTGGGCGGCGGCGTGACTATGAACGCCGGCGCATATTGCGGAGAGATTGTGCAGGTAGTAAAGGAAGTACACGGTATTTATCCGGACGGCAGGAAGATCTGCCTGAGCCGGGAAGAAATGGACTTCGGCTATCGTCATTCTGTTGTAATGGAAAAAGGCTTTATCGTTACGGAAGCCGTTTTTGAACTGGAACCCGGTGATCCGGCTGTGATCCGCGCGAGGATGTCTGAGCTGAACGCGAAACGCGCTGAAAAACAACCGCTGGACCTGCCCAGCGCCGGCAGCACATTCAAACGCCCTGAAGGATATTACGCTTCCGCACTGATTGATCAGTGCGGCCTGAAGGGATACAGCATCGGCGGGGCACGGGTGAGCGAGAAACATGCCGGCTTCCTGGTGAATACCGGTAAAAGCAGCAAGGATTTCCTGAATCTGATGCAAAAGGTGCAGGATATAGTGGAAGAAAGGGCTGGTGTCCGGCTGGAGCCGGAGATCAGGATAATCGGTACAGATTTATGA
- a CDS encoding GntR family transcriptional regulator, which produces MSLSFQPMMESRPIREIAYEVLKKAIITGEIPAGERIVETDYADRLHISRTPLREALRKLERDGLVEYVMRRGVIVHAFTADDVEQIYTIRNSLEMLTLPDIIANATAEDIAELREMLARMDELDAKNDVENLSPIARDFHTRLTSISGKNRILRVIEGQDEYIRRFSAMAIRQEDRRSDANAEHHKLVDLVEQKDLPAFETLMKHHIERSKECCLTALAARKQNREL; this is translated from the coding sequence ATGTCCCTGTCATTCCAGCCTATGATGGAAAGCCGGCCCATTCGGGAAATCGCTTACGAAGTGCTGAAAAAGGCCATTATTACCGGTGAAATTCCTGCCGGTGAACGGATCGTCGAAACAGATTACGCCGATCGTCTTCACATTTCCCGCACGCCGCTGAGAGAAGCCCTGCGGAAGCTGGAACGGGACGGTCTCGTAGAATACGTCATGCGCCGGGGCGTTATCGTGCACGCCTTTACCGCTGATGACGTGGAGCAGATCTACACCATCCGCAACAGTCTGGAAATGCTGACGCTGCCGGACATCATTGCCAACGCGACGGCGGAAGACATCGCCGAGCTGCGGGAAATGCTTGCCAGGATGGATGAGCTGGATGCGAAGAACGATGTGGAGAACCTCTCCCCCATCGCCCGTGACTTCCATACCCGGCTGACCTCCATTTCCGGAAAGAACCGCATCCTGCGGGTCATTGAAGGCCAGGATGAATACATCCGCCGCTTTTCCGCCATGGCCATCCGTCAGGAGGACCGCCGGTCCGACGCCAATGCGGAGCATCACAAGCTGGTGGACCTGGTGGAACAGAAGGATCTGCCCGCTTTCGAAACCCTGATGAAGCATCACATTGAGCGCAGTAAGGAATGCTGCCTCACCGCCCTGGCTGCCAGGAAGCAGAACCGGGAACTGTAA
- the secG gene encoding preprotein translocase subunit SecG — MATVISIVLIIAALFMIVSVLMQSSEEGGISAITGQSNSYLSKSKAKTFEAKLALCTKIAAAVFVVLSLLMLVIK; from the coding sequence ATGGCTACTGTTATTTCTATCGTGCTGATCATCGCAGCGCTTTTTATGATCGTTTCCGTTCTTATGCAGTCTTCTGAAGAAGGCGGCATCAGCGCCATCACCGGCCAGTCCAACAGCTATCTCAGCAAGTCCAAGGCCAAGACCTTCGAGGCCAAGCTTGCCCTGTGCACCAAGATCGCTGCCGCGGTTTTCGTTGTGCTGAGCCTGCTCATGCTGGTCATCAAGTAA
- the fumC gene encoding class II fumarate hydratase has protein sequence MTYRTEHDSMGEVRVPADRYWGAQTERSRNNFPIGAGRENMPEEIIRAFAVLKKAAALANRELKPAKMTAEKCDAIRQAAEEILAGKLDGHFPLVVWQTGSGTQSNMNMNEVIANRGNEIAGQKLLHPNDDVNMSQSSNDTFPTAMHIAAAEAMERTGAALTRLKDELIRLEKENANVLKCGRTHLQDATPILFSQEISGWRSSLEKDEELLKLAEKPLLSLALGGTAVGTGLNAPAGFDSLSATKIAEETGLPFVTAENKFHALTSKDEMVFAHGALKALAADLMKIANDVRWLASGPRLGLGEIMIPENEPGSSIMPGKVNPTQCEQVTMVAAQVMGNDVTVGIAASQGNFELNVFMPVCAYNFLQSARLLAESMDSFRERCVSGIQANREKMQENVERSLMLVTALSPKIGYENAAKTAQTAHREGLSLREACVKLGFLTEEEFDAAYHPEEMV, from the coding sequence ATGACGTACAGAACAGAACACGATTCCATGGGTGAGGTCCGCGTTCCTGCGGACCGGTACTGGGGAGCACAGACTGAGCGGAGCCGGAACAATTTTCCGATCGGCGCCGGACGGGAAAACATGCCGGAGGAAATTATCCGGGCTTTTGCCGTGCTGAAAAAGGCAGCGGCACTGGCAAACCGGGAACTGAAGCCGGCAAAAATGACGGCGGAAAAGTGCGATGCGATCCGGCAGGCGGCTGAGGAGATCCTGGCCGGCAAACTGGACGGGCATTTCCCGCTGGTGGTCTGGCAGACAGGCTCCGGTACCCAGAGCAACATGAACATGAATGAAGTCATCGCGAACAGGGGAAACGAGATCGCAGGGCAGAAGCTGCTGCACCCCAACGATGACGTGAATATGAGCCAGTCCTCCAACGATACTTTCCCCACGGCGATGCATATTGCCGCGGCGGAAGCCATGGAACGGACAGGCGCGGCCCTGACCCGGCTGAAGGATGAGCTGATCCGGCTGGAGAAGGAAAACGCGAACGTGCTCAAGTGCGGCCGCACCCATCTGCAGGACGCGACGCCGATCCTGTTCTCCCAGGAGATTTCCGGCTGGCGTTCCAGCCTGGAAAAGGATGAGGAACTGCTGAAGCTGGCGGAGAAACCGCTGCTTTCACTGGCCCTGGGCGGCACAGCTGTAGGAACAGGACTGAATGCCCCGGCGGGCTTTGACAGCCTTTCCGCCACGAAGATCGCGGAAGAAACCGGACTGCCCTTTGTGACAGCGGAGAACAAGTTCCACGCCCTGACATCCAAGGATGAAATGGTGTTTGCCCACGGCGCGCTGAAGGCGCTGGCGGCGGACCTGATGAAGATTGCCAATGATGTCCGGTGGCTGGCCAGCGGCCCGCGGCTGGGACTGGGCGAGATTATGATTCCGGAGAATGAGCCGGGATCTTCCATCATGCCGGGCAAGGTGAATCCTACCCAGTGTGAGCAGGTGACCATGGTGGCAGCACAGGTGATGGGCAATGACGTGACAGTCGGCATTGCGGCCAGCCAGGGCAACTTTGAACTGAACGTATTCATGCCGGTATGCGCCTACAACTTCCTGCAGAGCGCACGGCTGCTGGCGGAGAGTATGGATTCCTTCCGGGAACGCTGCGTCAGCGGTATCCAGGCCAACCGGGAAAAGATGCAGGAGAATGTGGAGCGGTCCCTGATGCTGGTGACAGCCCTGTCTCCGAAGATCGGCTATGAGAACGCGGCGAAGACCGCGCAGACAGCGCACCGGGAAGGGCTGAGCCTGCGTGAAGCGTGCGTTAAACTCGGTTTCCTGACGGAAGAAGAGTTTGACGCGGCATATCATCCGGAAGAAATGGTTTGA
- a CDS encoding SH3 domain-containing protein codes for MKHNGMCFRLIAIVLVLMLVFSCGNVLAEEGGSSCPAAESETVAALLNVPDFKFFVRENGIGKGSCPIYTAPSEDSIRLADGKAACNVEIEISVGGYVDSWLMVRCELKDGRARVGYIPPKYCKPLKANISKLTLVSIPVKLAQSIDITDNPRSNSTPFGTLQKGTEITILGKYTYTGNWWYVETKLNDRLTRGFIDRDWAALKIDGKVYTGNEELGFPALSPRNTAKTGMITVNGNSDDAMIVRRRSDPESSMVARIYGGESYPCYAEEIGSTEKTWYYIWVDGVWGWISSGHSEYTANDEITDLD; via the coding sequence ATGAAGCATAACGGAATGTGTTTCAGGCTGATCGCGATCGTGCTGGTGCTGATGCTGGTGTTTTCCTGCGGGAATGTGCTGGCGGAAGAAGGGGGTTCCTCCTGCCCGGCAGCGGAATCCGAAACCGTGGCAGCGCTGCTGAATGTACCGGATTTTAAATTCTTTGTGCGGGAAAACGGAATCGGCAAGGGTTCCTGCCCCATCTATACTGCCCCTTCGGAGGATTCCATCCGGCTGGCTGACGGAAAAGCGGCCTGCAACGTGGAGATCGAAATCAGCGTGGGCGGCTATGTGGACAGCTGGCTGATGGTCCGCTGCGAATTGAAGGACGGGAGAGCCCGCGTGGGCTATATTCCGCCGAAGTACTGCAAGCCCCTGAAGGCGAATATTTCCAAACTGACTCTTGTCAGCATTCCTGTGAAACTGGCTCAAAGCATTGATATCACGGACAACCCGCGTTCCAACAGCACGCCTTTCGGGACGCTGCAGAAGGGGACGGAAATTACCATACTCGGCAAGTATACCTATACCGGCAACTGGTGGTATGTGGAAACAAAACTGAACGACAGGCTGACCCGCGGCTTTATCGATCGTGACTGGGCGGCACTGAAGATCGACGGCAAGGTTTATACCGGCAATGAAGAGCTGGGTTTCCCGGCGCTTTCTCCGAGGAACACCGCAAAAACCGGCATGATCACCGTTAACGGCAATTCTGACGACGCCATGATCGTGCGGAGAAGGTCGGATCCGGAATCCAGCATGGTGGCCCGGATCTACGGAGGCGAAAGCTATCCCTGCTACGCTGAGGAAATCGGTTCCACAGAGAAGACCTGGTATTACATCTGGGTGGACGGCGTATGGGGATGGATCTCATCCGGCCATTCGGAGTACACGGCGAACGATGAAATCACAGACCTGGATTAA
- a CDS encoding M20/M25/M40 family metallo-hydrolase, which yields MIVLWIVLGLIGLLLVLLLAAVIRTLLIPGKQSTYRPDPDPERAESYARKLADMVRYETVSVPGEDQREKFLGFHKVLEELFPLVHRELEKTEIDGNLLFYWKGQKSDRPLVLMSHQDVVPAEGFWEHEPFSGDIADGKVWGRGASDTKCSVMAFFQAVEELLAEGCVPAQDVYLSSSCTEEWGGDGCPKLVAELERRGVKPYLVCDEGGGIITEPIGGIHGNFAMVGVFEKGKADVRFTARSGGGHASAPPAHSPVARLAAFVNEIETHPVFRRKMPKEVAAMFETLAPYAGFPLKLVLSNLWLFRPILLKVLPMISAQAGAMIRTTMAFTQMSGSDACNVLPQEASVSANMRFIPHQGMEESLGIVRKLAEKHGLDMEVLAANDYTEPVDIQGEAFRTVQRVIAETFPGCAGSPYVMTGATDSRFYQKICDNVVRFAPVIYGPEQMKGMHGVNENIEYNCLPGAVDFYRNLIKSAGK from the coding sequence ATGATCGTACTGTGGATTGTGCTGGGACTGATCGGCCTGCTGCTGGTTCTGCTGCTGGCCGCGGTGATCCGCACCCTGTTGATTCCGGGAAAGCAGTCCACCTACCGGCCGGATCCGGATCCGGAACGGGCGGAAAGCTATGCCCGGAAGCTGGCTGACATGGTCCGGTATGAAACGGTGTCCGTGCCCGGAGAAGATCAGCGGGAGAAGTTCCTGGGCTTCCATAAGGTGCTGGAGGAACTGTTCCCCCTGGTGCACCGGGAACTTGAAAAGACGGAGATTGACGGCAACCTGCTGTTTTACTGGAAGGGGCAGAAAAGCGACCGCCCGCTGGTGCTGATGAGCCATCAGGACGTGGTACCCGCGGAAGGCTTCTGGGAACATGAACCTTTCTCCGGGGATATCGCAGACGGCAAAGTCTGGGGCCGGGGAGCCTCTGACACAAAGTGTTCGGTAATGGCCTTCTTCCAGGCGGTGGAAGAGCTGCTGGCAGAAGGATGTGTTCCGGCACAGGACGTGTACCTGTCCTCCTCCTGCACGGAGGAATGGGGCGGAGACGGATGCCCGAAGCTGGTGGCCGAGCTGGAAAGACGCGGGGTGAAACCGTATCTGGTCTGCGATGAGGGCGGCGGCATCATAACCGAACCCATCGGCGGTATTCACGGCAACTTTGCCATGGTGGGCGTGTTTGAAAAAGGCAAGGCGGACGTGCGATTCACCGCCAGATCCGGCGGGGGCCATGCCAGTGCTCCGCCTGCTCATTCCCCGGTGGCAAGGCTGGCTGCCTTTGTGAACGAGATTGAGACACATCCCGTTTTCCGGCGGAAGATGCCGAAGGAAGTGGCAGCGATGTTTGAAACGCTGGCACCTTATGCAGGCTTTCCGCTGAAGCTGGTGCTTTCAAACCTGTGGCTGTTCCGGCCGATCCTGCTGAAGGTGCTGCCCATGATCAGCGCGCAGGCAGGCGCCATGATCCGGACCACCATGGCCTTTACCCAGATGAGCGGATCCGACGCCTGCAATGTGCTGCCCCAGGAGGCGAGCGTTTCCGCCAATATGCGGTTTATTCCGCACCAGGGCATGGAAGAAAGCCTGGGGATTGTCCGGAAGCTGGCGGAAAAGCACGGGCTGGATATGGAAGTGCTGGCAGCCAATGATTACACAGAGCCGGTGGATATCCAGGGAGAAGCCTTCCGGACAGTACAGCGCGTGATTGCGGAAACTTTCCCGGGCTGTGCCGGAAGCCCCTATGTGATGACCGGCGCCACGGATTCCCGGTTCTATCAGAAGATCTGTGACAACGTGGTGCGGTTTGCTCCGGTAATCTACGGACCGGAACAGATGAAGGGGATGCACGGAGTCAATGAAAATATTGAGTATAATTGTTTGCCGGGAGCGGTGGATTTTTACCGAAATCTGATAAAGTCTGCAGGCAAATGA